The genomic window aagaaggcagaggaggagatggaaaaagcagaggaaagggagggagaaagggggaagtggACAGAATAAGAGGTGATAGATAAGAGAAGTGAGGCAGGAAGAGGTGGGTAGAAAGGAGTGCAAAGATGAATagggaagaagaaagatgagAGAGTGTAGGAAGGTAGAACTGAGGAGAAGTGGAAGAGACAAATAAAGAAAGCAGGAAGAAGTAAGAGGAAAGAAGTGGATGttagagagaaggggagggctGAGCAAAGGGGAGGCCTGAGAAATTTTGAAGTAAAATGTATTAGGAGATTGTATGAATGAGAGAAATTGGGAGaattggaaaaagaaaggaaaggagggaggaaggaagacagacaaggAGAAAAgcggaagaaggaaaagaagaatgaaggaaggagagaagaggaagagaatgtaggaaagatgaggaagaagagaaaggtagAGTAGAGAGCAGGAAAGAGTGTATAGGAAGAAAGTGGAGGGAGGAAAGGTGATAGAATATGGAGTAGGGAAGTGTAGGCGTGGATAAAgtgaaaggaaggggaaggagtagAGAGCAAGAGGGATGATGGAAGAGGATCGAAGAGAACATGAATGTGAAGgttaggaaagggaagggaaagggtaagagaagaggaatgatgaggaaaaggaaaacgagtagagaagaggaagaagaggaaatagagagaagagaagggaagaggaaaaataaggagaaagaaaaaagatattaagAGGgacaaggagagaaaagaaggaagggaggaagaagggggaagagggaagtaCAACAgtgagaaggaggggagagaagggaagagaaatttggacaaagaagagaagagaagggttgAATGAAGTGAAGGGAAAGATAATGGTGAGGGATGAAAAGGGAAAATgacaaaagaaggaagaggagggatgataaaagaagggagagggaaaagtgAGAAGAAAAGATGAACAATGAACAAGAGTTGAAAGGAAGAGAGGTAAAAAGTAAGAAACAGCAAATTGGGGAGATAAGGGAAGTGTTGGGAGAAGAAAAgagcaggaaagaggaaagaaaaggagagaggaattTGGGTAGGAAAAAAGGGGTAGGAAgagcagaaaagaggaaaaagatgtTAAAGGACTAAACACGGAAGAAACAGATATGAAAGGAAAGCAATCCAAaatgaagaggagagaagagcaaCGAGGCATGAAGAGGGTTAggggggaagaaggaaaaggttgaggatgaaagaggagaaagtagggaagaagcAGGAAAAAGGAAGAGTAGGGAACAAGGAGtaggaaagaagagggaagggatgggCAGGGGATGAGGAGccaggagaaaaaagaaagacagatgaGGGAAGAGGAAGCAAGATGAGGGAAGACAGAAGATAAAGGGAGGAATTGGACAAAGAAGAGGAGTAAGGAGAATGttagaggaggggagaagaatggggaaggaagcatgagaaggaaggaagaggagaaaagaggtaAAAGGTAAGAGGAGGTTAGTTGCTAGACAGAGAAGAGAGGTTAGTAAAgatgagagggaagagaaggttacaagaaagaaatggggaaaggagagggagggagacaagagaaagaaaaggatacAAAAGAAGTGGGATGataagagggaggaaagggggagggaaaaagaggaaaggaaagggaagaagaggggaattTATGAGGAGAACAGAATAAAGTGtacagagggggaagagggaaatgtATACATGAGAGGATAGATGAAGGAATAAAAGTGAtgtgagaaggggagggaagtgaACAAATaaaggatggaagaagagagtagcaaagaggaggaatgagggaagaggagggatgaGGGAAGAACAAGGAAAAAAGAAGTGGAGGAAATTGGGAATAAGAGGAAAGTGTAAAGCGAAGGAAGGTGAGAGTAGGGAAGAGGAGGGATATgagaaaaggggaagagggaagtggTGGGAGGAAGAAATATGAAAAAGGAGAGATCGGAATTGAGGTAGAATTTCAAGGACTGAGAGAACAAAAGGGATCACCaatgaacaggaagaaggaactaaagggaagtgggaagagggggGGAGCAAGGAGGGaagatgaaggaaaataaaagagaaaagggggagaagtGAAGATgtaagagaaagagggaaggagggaagaggaaattgAAAGGAACAAAGAGAAATGATGAGTACAGAGGAGGAgaacagaaagacaggaagaggagagaagtgcaaaaagaagggaagaggaaaggaagaagagggaataTGAAGTTGTAGGAGAAGTGAACAGTAAGGtgtgaagaagaggaaagagaaataagatgaggaaggagggaagagtgaAAAGGAGTTAAGtgagaagaaaatggaagggagaagaggagggaggagggaaagttGTGGAGAAGGAAAcgtagaaaaggaagaaagagggaaaagatgGGGGAGTTGGAAAtgtgagggaaggaggaggatggaagagaaaatgagagaaaggagagaagaggaaagacaaaggaagaaggaggaggaaagtggATGGAAGATAAAATAGGTAAGTGGGACTAAATGTCCTATTAGgtgaagagggaagaggaagaaagaggaagagaagagaagaggagagaaaaagagagtgatggagaagagaagagggaggagggaagaagagggaagatgaAACAGGAGGGAAGAAGGTGACAGAATATGAAGTGGGAGagtggaaaggaggagagaggaaagagtagGTAAGAGAGACTGAAAGGGAAgggtgaaagagacagagaggggatgAAGAGGGTCAAGGGGGATTGGGGATATGAGGGACTAGCAGGTtgtaaggaagagaagagaatatAGGAGATAAaagaagtaggaagaaaagggaggaggtaGACATGGAAAGGTTGGATGTATcaaatggaaagaagaggaaataggggtgagaaaggaagaggactgaggaagcaggaggatggaggagagaaTTGCAGTAGGAgcaatgcagagggaaagagaaaaagaaacaaaggaatgagaagggaagaggaaaaaaagaagacaaataagaaaagaagaaataaacaagagAGGAAGATgagtgaagaaggaagaggaggaaaaaggaagtcAGAGCTAAAAGAAggtgaggggagggaagaaggatgaatgaaaagaaacaagataGAGGTGCAAATGGGAAAGGAGGCTTTGAAAGGATAAAGACAGGGtatagaaagaaacaaggaacaagggaagagagaaaggagtaaagaaaaagaaactaggagCAAAAGTAGACAAACATGTAAgcaagcaaggcagtaagaagATGAGAGATGGCAGAGGATGGAATAGGGAgtgggagaaagaggaaagagatgaaaaagaagagggtaaaaacaggagagaagagggaagaaacagtgagagagaaggggagaaagaatgcAAGAATCTGGATGAGGAAATGGAGGAGATGAGGGAATGTGGAGAAAAGGAAGTagtgaagacagaaaagaaatgagatgGAAGTAGAGAGAAGGTGATGAAATGAGAAGGAAACATGAAAGAGGGGAATGGGATAAagtaaggaagagaagagaggagagaaagggaagaggaatgaAGTTGGAATgatgagaggagaaaaggagagaaaaggaggctAGAAGGAAAGGTAGAAATAGGGAATGAGCAATAAGGGATAAGAGTGAGGTGggaacagggaaagagaaggaaaaggagagagtgtaggagaggagaaaggatatGAGCAGAGGGAGCATGGACCACAAGGGAGGAGGGGTGAAGTGGAAAAAGAGAATGGTTTGagtgagaagagagaaatgaaggagaaagaagaggagagacatGGGGAGATGAAGGGAAGGGAGATGACAGAAATTGAGAGGAGCCAGGGGAGAACAATAGAGAAGAtaggaaaaagagaaatgggaggaggaatgaagaagaggaaagaagaaacagaagagtgaagggaaggggaaagaaagtgGGAGGAAAGGTGATTTAtgatggaagaagaggaaagaagaaatagaagagaggacAAAATAGTTGAATGAGAGAGATGGCaagaggaaaatgcaaaaagaGGAGTGCAGCAAGTAGATGAGGGAGGAGAATAAATGGATGAAGAAAAGTGGAACAAGTTGATGATAGGAGGAGGAAAGCAGTGTGAATActaaaagagagggaagggggtagaaggaagaggagggaacagGAAATATTAGGAGTATTAAAGAATACAGAAGAAGCAAGATGGAAGAGTcaaaaaaggagggaagaaagaagttaATGGTAGAGGGAAAAGATGGAATAGGAAGGaggagaataaagaaaaagagagtaggcaagagggaaagaggaagggaaaggaagagaacagaagagaaaaggggctaaataagaaagagagaacataataggagaaaagaggaaggtggaggagggaggggaaggagggaagaagttgGAAGAGTCAAGAGGAAGGTAAAGAGAAGAAGATGGAGTAGTGAATGtgaacaaaagaaggaagaagaaaaatcagagtggaagaaaaagaagagagctcTGAAGAAGACATAAGGAAGAGAGAGGACGGAGGAGGAGCAAAGAGTTAAGATgaagaaagaagatggaaaagAGGGCAGGATGGAGGGTAAaagaagtgggaggagggaagggaatgaaTTATAAaaagtgaaagagagagggaagtagcaagagaaagaaggggggaagggaaatgaggaaagaggaagaatcagggaaggaagaacagagaacacaggacaagACAGGATAAAAAGAGTACAATGAGTGGAGTGGAAAGTGAGGGGGAAATGAAAactggaaagagagaagaaagaataggaCCTAGGAactaggaggagggaagatgagaaaaggaaggaggagagtagcgggaaagggagggaaaaaggaaggaaaggaaaaagaaaagaggaaggaagaggaaaagatttGTGGGAAAGGAGcaaaagaggagagaggatggtAGATGGAGCATGAGGAAACTTGAAGGAAAAAAGGAGATTTATGGATTCAGGGAGGAGagataaaaaaggaagagaagacagaagaggaggtAAGacaatggaagagaaaagaaaagaggagtaagatgaaaaaggaaagaagagaggaacagGAAAATGAATGAGGAGAAAAGAGTgtagaagaaggaagtggaaagaggggaggaaagaacagaagagaaatgcatgaagagagaagaggagggaagtgggaaggaaagaaaagtgaaaaggggaaggaagagaaaagagagaagaggaaaagtaTGGGACGAGGGAAGAGTAATAAGAGCAAaagtggaaggaggaagagagaagagacagaaggaaagagcaaAACAGGAGAGAtgatggaagagagaagaaaggggaataaaatagaggaggagaaagaatgggAGTATAGTTAGAAGAGAAGAATGCTGAGGTAGGACCGAAGAGAAGACTGGAGAGAAGTGATAGAGAATgatggaaggggagggaagaggattcttgttggaagaggaaagaagagtgaagagaaggaaacaggaaataGAGAAGGGGCTAGAAGAGGGCAGTAGAAAGagtagaggagggaggagggaagagagaggaggatggAAGTCTGAGATATagggaagaagaaatgagaaagagagTAGAGGAAGGAAAATGAGGGACAAGAGAAGAACAATGGTGAGTAGAGTAAGGGGAAGATGAGGTATAAAGatcaagaggaaaagagaaaaatggatggaagAGGGAATATGGGGAGGTAGGAAaatgagggaagagggaagaacaTGGAAAGATGAAATGttaaggaggagggaagagtagTGGATCGAGGGGGATACACGAGGGGGGATGGA from Apodemus sylvaticus chromosome X, mApoSyl1.1, whole genome shotgun sequence includes these protein-coding regions:
- the LOC127674689 gene encoding Golgi resident protein GCP60-like; protein product: MEEKMRERREEERQRKKEEEKEERRNRREDKIRKEEEKICGKGAKEERGW